The following DNA comes from Candidatus Eisenbacteria bacterium.
GCGCATCCTGGCCAAAGTCACCAAATGTAAAGAAGCGTTAGACGCACTACACTAGTAGTTAATGGCCCGACATGTCCCAGCTCTCCGGGAATGGAGGTCTGGCTCCACTTCAGGGTGATCCCCGGTGCTTGCACAAACACGGGCGATCCATGGTTTGGAGTCTATCCCCCGTTTGCCTGGCATTCAGCCAGGGCGGATACTGCACAGAAAAGAACGATTTTGGCTCCAGATATTTGGATGGGTGCATTCCACGAAGCTGACCCGAACTATGGCCTTGCGAGTGGGAGATGGGGAGGGGAGGGGAACGACATTCTGCCAGACGGTCTCTTTACTTCAGGCACCCATGTTGACTATTACGTTTCGACCAACTGTGAGGGCAGCGCCAACTCTTTTGAGATGAGGAATGAGGAACCGGGTTATGAGAATCTTCCTGATGATGTTGAGGTTCTGCCATCATTCAGCGGTGATGTGGGAGAAGGTCAATATCCATGCGTGCTTTATTGCGACCACAATGACATGCGCGGTACGCAGAGGTGGATGGAGGATGCGCTGAGGTGCGTTCCCACGACCTGGGATCGCTATGATAAGAGAGCGCCTAGCTCCAGTAGGAAGACAGGTATTGGCCGCTCAGCCGGTTCTGAGAAGGGTGCCACGCTCACCCAGCTCCAAGGATACAAGTCTGTTCTCCTGGATGCCGGAGCGATCTATTCGGGCGTGGAAAATGCGGACGTGGACCTTTTCACTTCGTACCTGGCCGGTGCCAGCGCCAGCGAACCGAAGTTCCTCTCGATTCAGGGTAACGACGTCGCGAGGTATCTGAATGCCGCTGCGGCCCGGAAGACATTCATGAACAACTACCTGCAGGCAACGTACGTGAATAGGTACTACTACTCGACATCAGGCAATACGAACTGGTGTGTGAATCTGACAAGTGAAACCGGAAACTACATTCGCGGAGGAGCCGCCGGTGACACTGTTTGTGCGCTCAAAGGGAACATGTGTCCGAATTCGTTCAACATGATTGATATTCAGACAGGAAGCACAACCGGCAAAGCTGAGCTCAAATTCGTCAATCCTTCGAGTCCGAGTCAGAGTTACTACGCTCAGGTGGCGAACCAGGTGAAGGATGCGAATCAGAGCATTCTATACCGCACAGTTCTGAGCTCCTATGCTACAGATCAGGTTCGTTCCGTTGGTTGCCCTGGTGGTGTATCTGGATGGCAGTTTGGCGATTCCGTGGGAATCTGCACCGATCCGCTCAAGGGCTGGCAGCGGGAGGTTCGGGACAAAGTCAGATGGGGTGACATGTATGGGGTGTGTGCAAGTCTCAGCACGAGCATTTCGATTCCCGGTGCCGTGAATGTTGGGTTCGTTGATGCGTTGAAAGGCGCATATCCAAATCCGATGAATCCTTCGACAACTATCAACTTCTCACTGAAGACCCGTGGGAAAGTCTCGCTTCGAGTATTTGATGCATCCGGAAGGCTTGTCAGAAAGTTGGTTGACTCCAGGCTCGAGGCCGGTAGGCACACAGTCAGCTGGGACGGGAGAAACGACAGGGGCCTCAAGCTTGGCTCGGGAGTCTACTTCTACCAGATTGAAACGGAGGGCGGCTTCAAGTCCGTAAAGAAGATAGTAATCCTCAAATAATCCCTGCTCGAATCCGAGGACACATCACTTGATTCGAGCGTGAGTGAGCGTTTCACTGGCTCCGCTCCGGGATGACCCATCTAGGGCTCACCAGGCGGGGAATCCTTGCCCCTCCCAGCCTCTAAAGGGCTGGGTATCCCCACCTTGCTCGCCGAGATGGGTTCCCCATCCCTCCCGCGAAAGCCAGCTCACAGCTCACACCCGCTCGAGAGTCGCGCTTCCTTCGACCAAGTCTCTCCGTCGTCAACGATCCTGGGCCGAGCCCCACATGAATTAAGTGATGTGTCCCAAATTCGTTCCATCGCTTCACAATCGTCTGCGGTCGGCCTGATTGACTGGAGAATACTCGTATGTAAAGATCCATTCTCTTCGAGAGAGAAGATTGATCAACGGGGGATGGGGGACATCTTGCAGACAGGAGAAATGTGGCTCAAGTGAAAAATCGAATCCTGAAACCTGACCTCAGGGTTGTTTTCTGGGAGCTCACCTACGGTTGCAACCTCAAATGCATACACTGCAGGGCAGAGGCGGGTCCGCAGCGTTCGCCTGATGAGCTTTCGACTGAAGAAGCTCTGGAGCTTATCCATCGAATCAAGGAGTTCGCAAATCCAATCGTTGTACTGACAGGCGGGGAACCTCTGGTAAGGCCCGACATATTTGAAATAGCACAAGCAGCGTCTCGGACCTCCCTGAGAGTTGCGCTTGCGACTAACGGCACTCTGATTGATGACAGTGTAGCTTCCCGAATCGTGGATTCGGGTATCCAGAGGGTAAGTATCAGTCTTGACGGTGCATCAAGCGTCACGCATGACACTTTCCGGGGGGTGCCTGGCTCCTATGATGCCGCGATTCGCGGGTTCAAAGCATTGAAGAAACTCGGAATGGAGCTACAGATAAATGTAACAGTTGCAAAGCACAATCTGGCAGAGCTTCCTCAAATCATGCGGAATGCAGAGAAGATGGGCGCTCACGCTTTCCATATGTTTCTTCTTGTTCCTGTGGGATGCGGAATCCAGATAGCACAGAACGAAGAAATCACTCCCCGGCAGTACGAAGAAGTCCTCAGATGGTTCTACGAAGAGATGAAGAACTCCAGGATGGAAATGAAGGCCACCTGTGCTCCACATTTCTTCAGAGTAAGGGCACAGCTTGACAAAGAGGGAAAGAAGAAGCTGCGAGATCCATCCGCAGGTCATGGCGGCATGTCGGGCATGACGCGAGGCTGCCTTGCGGGCAGTTCGGTCTGTTTCGTTTCTCACAGGGGTGATGTCTATCCTTGCGGCTACCTTCCGCTCAAGGCAGGAAATGTGCGCGAGCAGCCGTTCCAACAGATTTGGTTCGACTCACCGCTCTTTGCCTCTCTCAGAGACCTAAGTCAACTCAAGGGAAAATGTGGAGCGTGCGAATACAAGTTTCTCTGCCAGGGATGCAGGGCACGGGCCTATGGCATAAGCGGCGATTACCTTAATGAGGAGCCATTCTGCGTGTACGAGCCTGCGCGAATGAAGACGTGATGCGTTGTTGTCTGGAAGGCTCAAGCAGGTACCGGTGACGAGTGCCGTACAGCAGGTGGGCCCGAGATGTCCTTGAACCGACTTTCTGAAAATCTCTGGACCCCTTCTTGGACGAGGGAGCGACCCCGAAGGGGACGAATTTGCCTGGTTCGAGCCCTAATCGAGTCGTGTTGGCGATGAGCCGTGAGCTGGCTTTCGTGGGAGGGATGGGGAACCCATCTTGGCGAGCAAGGTGGGGATACCCAGCCCTTTAGAGGCTGGGAGGGGCAAGGATTCCCCGCCTGGTGAGCCAGTAGATGGGTCATCCCGGAGCGGAGCCGGCGAAGGGCTCAGTCGCCATCACACAAATTCGAGCGAGCGGGTTCAAGAAGGATCGACATTTTCGGCAGGAGGAAAAGGACATCTCAAAGAACAACGAGCTAACTAGCACCCGAGGCGCAGTCGGCCCTCAAACTAGTTGATTTTCGCTTTCAGATGGGGATAAAATTGCATGTTTTTGGTTCGCGGCAGATGAAGCGAGCAGGTCGACTCTGATTTGGCCTGTGGAGGGTGCAATTCTCGTTGATGTGGCGGCTTGGCACTTCGGCAGCGGACAGCTTTGACAGGGGGATGGATGACATGAACTTGCTAGTTGTGCTTAAGCAGGTGCCAGACACCGATGCTCAGATAAGGATCAAAGACGGAAAGCTTGACACTTCGGGTGTGAAGTTCGTGGTCAATCCCTACGATGAGTTTGCAATTGAGGAAGCTTTGAGAATAAAAGAAAAACGGGGCGAAGTGAAAATTACACTGCTCACCCTTGGCCCGAAAAGGGCGGTGGAGGCCCTGAAGAGCGGTCTTGCCCTGGGCGCGGACGAGGCCTTCCATCTGGTGCATGAGACAATTGACGGCTCTGATCCGTACCTTTCTGCTTTTGTGCTCGCGAAAGCAATTCAGAAACTTGAAGCCGACATCATCCTTTGCGGGAAACAGGGGATAGACTACTACTGCGAGCAAACCGGGATCATTCTCGCAGAGCTGCTTAATCTCCCTCACGTAGCTGTTGTCACGAAGCTCGAGATTTCCGATGACGGTAAGCAAGTTACCGCACACAGGGAAATCGACGGCGGCATCGAAGTGGTTGAGAGCCCCGTCCCTCTGGTTGTAACTGCGCAGAAAGGTCTGAACGAGCCGCGCTACGCTTCTCTCAAAGGAATAATGGCGGTGAGGACGAAGAAAATTGAAGAATGGAGTCTCCAGTCGCTGGGCTTAACGCCTGATGAGATTTCGGGCCAAGCGCGGGTCAACTATGAATCCGTCACAACGCCGCCTTCAAAGCCTCCCGCGAAGATAATTCAGGGAGAAGCCAGGGATGCCGCGCGGGAACTTGTGAAAATACTGATAGAGGAAGCAAAAGTCATCTAGGGGGTGCGATGCCGGGGAAAATTCTTGTTGTTGGGGAAATGAAGGGTGATTCACTCAAGAAAGTCACGCTTGAACTTGTTTCTGCTGCGAACCTGATTGCAAGGGACGGAGGTCTCGAGGTGGATGCCGTCCTCGTCGGAGACGGTTCAAGAAAACTCGCATCCGAGCTTGCCGCGTACCCTGTGAAAACTGTCTATGTTGCAGAGTCTGAATCGCTGAAGAACTACTCCTCTGAAGGCTATTCTTCGGTAGTCTCGAATCTTATGAAAGAGATTTCTCCCTACGGAGTTCTCTTCGGCCAAACACCGTTTGGAAGCGACCTGGCGTCATCGATATCGGGAAAGCTTGGGGTCGGATTCGTATCTGATTGCACAGGTCTCAGCAATGAAGGCGGCAAGCTCGTGGTTACCCGGCCTGTCTTCGGCGGGAAGGCATCCGCGCGGGTAAGCTTCAGGAATTCTTCGCTCTGCCTTATGGGTATCAGGCCAAATGTGTTTGCAGTTGCTGAGAAAGCGAACGGCGCGAAGGCAGCCGTAAAGGAAATCTCCGGCGAGACTGGTCAGATCAGGGCAAAGGTCAGGGAGGTTCTGAAAGAAGTTGGAGAGAGAATCGAGCTGACAGAGGTGAAAATCATAGTCTCTGGCGGAAGAGGAATGAAGGGACCTGAGAATTTCCCGCTTCTCGAAGGACTTGCCGCTGCTC
Coding sequences within:
- a CDS encoding T9SS type A sorting domain-containing protein, whose protein sequence is MEVWLHFRVIPGACTNTGDPWFGVYPPFAWHSARADTAQKRTILAPDIWMGAFHEADPNYGLASGRWGGEGNDILPDGLFTSGTHVDYYVSTNCEGSANSFEMRNEEPGYENLPDDVEVLPSFSGDVGEGQYPCVLYCDHNDMRGTQRWMEDALRCVPTTWDRYDKRAPSSSRKTGIGRSAGSEKGATLTQLQGYKSVLLDAGAIYSGVENADVDLFTSYLAGASASEPKFLSIQGNDVARYLNAAAARKTFMNNYLQATYVNRYYYSTSGNTNWCVNLTSETGNYIRGGAAGDTVCALKGNMCPNSFNMIDIQTGSTTGKAELKFVNPSSPSQSYYAQVANQVKDANQSILYRTVLSSYATDQVRSVGCPGGVSGWQFGDSVGICTDPLKGWQREVRDKVRWGDMYGVCASLSTSISIPGAVNVGFVDALKGAYPNPMNPSTTINFSLKTRGKVSLRVFDASGRLVRKLVDSRLEAGRHTVSWDGRNDRGLKLGSGVYFYQIETEGGFKSVKKIVILK
- a CDS encoding radical SAM protein, with amino-acid sequence MKNRILKPDLRVVFWELTYGCNLKCIHCRAEAGPQRSPDELSTEEALELIHRIKEFANPIVVLTGGEPLVRPDIFEIAQAASRTSLRVALATNGTLIDDSVASRIVDSGIQRVSISLDGASSVTHDTFRGVPGSYDAAIRGFKALKKLGMELQINVTVAKHNLAELPQIMRNAEKMGAHAFHMFLLVPVGCGIQIAQNEEITPRQYEEVLRWFYEEMKNSRMEMKATCAPHFFRVRAQLDKEGKKKLRDPSAGHGGMSGMTRGCLAGSSVCFVSHRGDVYPCGYLPLKAGNVREQPFQQIWFDSPLFASLRDLSQLKGKCGACEYKFLCQGCRARAYGISGDYLNEEPFCVYEPARMKT
- a CDS encoding electron transfer flavoprotein subunit beta/FixA family protein, with the protein product MWRLGTSAADSFDRGMDDMNLLVVLKQVPDTDAQIRIKDGKLDTSGVKFVVNPYDEFAIEEALRIKEKRGEVKITLLTLGPKRAVEALKSGLALGADEAFHLVHETIDGSDPYLSAFVLAKAIQKLEADIILCGKQGIDYYCEQTGIILAELLNLPHVAVVTKLEISDDGKQVTAHREIDGGIEVVESPVPLVVTAQKGLNEPRYASLKGIMAVRTKKIEEWSLQSLGLTPDEISGQARVNYESVTTPPSKPPAKIIQGEARDAARELVKILIEEAKVI
- a CDS encoding electron transfer flavoprotein subunit alpha/FixB family protein, with the protein product MPGKILVVGEMKGDSLKKVTLELVSAANLIARDGGLEVDAVLVGDGSRKLASELAAYPVKTVYVAESESLKNYSSEGYSSVVSNLMKEISPYGVLFGQTPFGSDLASSISGKLGVGFVSDCTGLSNEGGKLVVTRPVFGGKASARVSFRNSSLCLMGIRPNVFAVAEKANGAKAAVKEISGETGQIRAKVREVLKEVGERIELTEVKIIVSGGRGMKGPENFPLLEGLAAALGGAVGASRAAVDAGWIDHSHQVGQTGKVVSPTLYIACGISGAVQHLVGMSSSKCIVAVNKDPDAPIFKFADYGIVGDLFEVLPVLKEELSKLIH